cactttttagccacgaggagagagtagccaggtcaacgggcgttggactgatgcgaaccgcctgtttaatggaggagtaagctgatgggagcccccgaacgacgcacatgacgagatctttttcgggaatgatttcgttcacggtgtcgagggctgtgatgatggtggagacctcgtctaaatactccgccatagttttcgtgcctttggtaattgtgtggagacgatcacgcaattgaaaaatatgagagtgggaaattgatgcatagcgtgttgcgagggccgtccacagggctgaagcagttgtgtaggatcggacgtgtttctgaaccgtgggagagatgaccgcaatcaaacatgatcggatctggccatccacggctttccaggcggcatgggccggattggttttttctgatttgtccgtggcggtgatgactgccggcggcggttctgtgcttccatcgacgtatttgagaaggtaattggcctcaagggctgtaagaacggtgattttccatgtagggtaatttatgtctgataatttttcgggaatcagggcatgaagatgcctgagaaggagtttaacgccagaaggaagtgaatcgagaggatccacctcggttgtcatggctgccgccgcccaagagaagagagggaacaatcggtgccctaaagagagagaaaaaaaactagagaaaagaagatctaggttttctggctcttgataccatgaaggaatattgattgtattcaagtgttaagggaatacatgggagatatatataggagatataggaaggagtactaatcctaataggactagaattaaggagtactaatcctaataggactaggattagtacacagtaaatactaatattattttatactatttatttaatactatctgttattacaTATGTACCGAATTGGTATCATTAATATTTCTTGTTCAGAACTTACTTTAGTCAACGATACCACCACAATATAATTATACTCTTAGGGCTCGTTTTGTCCAAGGGATAAGAATAAATAGTTTTGGGATAAAATGATAGTCCTCGGACAAAATTTAGGTGTCTTGTTTGGTTGACATGTTTGGAATAACTTATTTCACTATTTATAGCATAGTGATGAAAAAAGTTATCCCATATACATGGTGGAATAAGTTATCCCAATATAACTAATCCCATGATATTAATCTGAAATAACTATTTTCCAACGAAATGACCCGTTATAGTATTATGATATTTGCAGAGAGATGAGGAATTGAGTCCATTCTTCATGTGTTGGAGCAGCTAATTAGGTGCCATACGtatattaataatttcaaaCATTCGTCTTTTATCATAGCTGCCTAGCATATGATATGTATGTGGGCTTTCTTGTGTATATGTTgcacatatattttaattaatacctTCTATGGTAAAAGCTTTTTTCTtaacctaattttttttccaggAATTTATGTTTCAATCCAATACATTGATTTTAGATTGCATGTGTATTAGTAGGTAGTCGAGTGTATTCGTTTTCTTTCTCTATGTTTTATTATTGTTCTTgtctttcattatttttagatttattttactCCGTGTTTCTTTAGCTTGGGTTATCTTATTATCTTGTTGTTTTTACTTGTCTCTATAACCTCATTTTAGTTGTTCTTTCGAGTCGAGGGTATATCTATCAAAAACAATTTCTCTACTTTCTCAAGATAGAGATAAAGTTTGTACACCCTACACTCTCTAGACCCCctgattttttgttgttattgttgtagaTATGTGTGTATGCCgtatgtttgtttgtttgtatagCCTCTTCTTccttaacaataaaaaataatattcactattatttctatttgatatatgaacattttCTTAGTCTATAAAGTACGAAGCTGATGGATAGATTTACCTGGTATGGTGGTATCTGTTATTGGTGACAGGTATCTACAGATTAtgatcataaaaaaaatgaatcaaattctaaataaataaaatagtgaaaagggtgacataaataattttatgatgTGGTAAGCCGTTGTTCCGAAAAGCAATTTAATCCTCAAAAACACAAATTCGTGTAGCAGATTGCTCTTCAAAGTTACACAATCACTTTTAAACACCATGGCTAAAAATTTAGAGTTTGCACAAAATTATTGCCGAAAAAACAAAAGGAGAAGAACAACTTCCgaagaaaaaaagatgaattctcTAACTTGAATGTTAAGTTACTATAATATTCCTATTTAAATTGCCTATCTATTTCTATTTGAATAGCATATGTTCTCTTGAAAGTTGTGTTTTTATGatgagttttgatttttataaattacTTTAACTTTTAagataagttgtgacttttttaaaGAATTGTGATTTTTCTGATAAGCTGTGAGGTTTGCAaaggattttcatatttttttataatatttatattcttaagTGTGGAATACAAATACAACGCACGATGTTTGAGAACtagtatatatattgattatgttaAGTAGGAAAAGTTAAAATTGTAAATGTAACGGTTGTAACATTAATTGTATCAATTAACTTTTGGCgtagaaaataaatttgaacataaataataaaatatgcatttggACGTACAAAATGCCCCCAAAAagttttcaaggtcaaatttAGATTAGGTCTCATGTATATCTAGCGAGTTAGGGTTGGGATtgggatatatttttttaaaaaaaattgatatgtgGTTTTGTCAACATCATTTATTATCTgccttataaaataaattttaatgtaCAGAAAAATAGTTCTAAAAGATAAAGTATATTGGTTATTtttttcacatgttcatatgacatttaaatattaattaaatactttattatttataatatttatactcTTAAGTGTAGAATACATGTGCAATGCACGGTGTTCGagaactagtatatatatattgataaggTTGAGTAAGAAAAGTCAAATTTATAAATGTAACAATTATAACGTTAATTGTATCAATtgacttttagaaaaataaatttggacaTAAATAATAAGTATGCATTTGGACGTATTTGGATATGCTCAAAATACCTCAAAAAAagttttcaaggtcaaatttATATTAAGTCTCATGTGTATCTCGTGAGTTCTGGtttggaaatatatatataagaaaattgaCATGTCGTTTTGTCAATATCGTCTATTATGTGccttacaaaataaaaattaatgtacAAAAAAGCAgttctaaaagataaaatatactagttattttcttcaaatattcatatgacatttaaaaagttaattcaatacattattttttataatttatattcttaAGTGTGGAATACACGTGTAATGCACGGTGTTCGATAACTagtatatattttgataatgttgagtagaaaagtcaaaattataaatataacaGTCGTAACATTAATTGTATCGATTAATTTTTAGCgtagaaaataaatttggacATAAATAATAAGTATGCATTTGGACGTATTTGGATATGCTCAAAATACCCCGTAAAAagttttcaaggtcaaatttAGATTAAGTCTCACGTGTATCTTGTGAGTTGTGgtttggatatatatatatatatatataaataagaaaattgacATGTCGTTTTGTCAATATCGTCTATTATGTGccttacaaaataaaaaataatgtacatAAAAGTAGttttaaaagattaaatatACTAGTTGTTTTCTTCAGATGTTCATATGACATCTAAAaagttaattcaatatattattatttataatttatactcTTAAGTGTGGAATACACGTGTAACTCACAGTGTTTGATAACTagtatatattttgataatgttgagtagaaaagtcaaaaatataagtataacaATCGTAACATTAATTGTATCAATTAATTTTTAGCGTAGAAAATAAAGTTGaacataaataataagtatGCATTTGGACGTATTTAGGTATGCTCAAAATACCCCACAAAAAGTTTTTAAGGTCAAATTTACATTAGGTCTCATGTGTGTCTCACGAGTTGAGGTTGGGATATATATacgtgtgtatatatatatcatatactaTGTGCcttgtaaaataaaaattaatgtacGGAAAAATAGTTCTAAAAGATAAAGTATACTACTTGTTTTCTTTACACGTTCATATGAcatctaaaaaattaattaaatattttattatttataatatttatactcTTAAGTGTGCAATACGCGTGCAGTGCAcgacattaatatatatattgataatgttaagtagaaaaagtcaaaattataaATGTAACAGTTGTAACATTAATTATATCGATTAAAATTTAGTgtagaaaataaatttggacATAAATACTAAGTATGCATTTGGACGTATTTAGGTATGCCCAAAATACCCCCCTCCCCCctccaaaaaaatttcaagatcAAATTTAGATTAGGCCTCATGTGTATCTCGCGAGTTGGGGttgggatatatatatatatatatatatatatatatatatatatactttattatttataatatttatactcTTGAGCGTGGAATACACGTGTAATGCGCAATGTTTGagaactaatatatatattgataatgttgAGTAGGAAAAGTCAAAATTATAAATGTAACGATTGTAACattaattatatcaattaacttttatagtaaaaaataaatttagacaaaaataataaatataactcTCTTTTACTAGATCTATACAATCCTAATagaatcaattcaatatatataaagagtTATCTTCCTATTCAATGATAgactttatttctttcttttttacataAGACACAAGAGTGAGAGAGCATAAGAGACTTGGTGATCGTGCTTAAACCTCCTTTCTTATCAATGGTATAAGCACTATTCTATTGTTTCTTGTTCTTTGGGTATCACGTGCGTTTTTTGTTGTAATACTATTCATTCCTTTGTAAGATGTGTAGTGCTCTCATTTTCacattgttgttattgttcttaTTTCGATATGACTGTTTTCAAACTATTtgtttatactttattttaagCTGAAGTTGTATCGTTAACAACATTCTATCTTTATAAGGTGGGAGTAAGATTCGTATACACTCTACATTCTTCATATCCAACTAGTAGGATTACAAGCCCTACCCTTAGAGTGAGCCCTACCTAATGCAAATTCAGATTGATCAAATTCCGTTGTGATACCTAACATCAAATTGGAAGAACCCccataaaaaaatgataaattaacttAGTTTAGCAAAATTTAGAGAAAtgcatacatatattttatattccACCTTAGGGCTTAAAGCTGCATTTAGCACCTGTGTTTGTATCGCCATTCTGCTTTTGACAACATCTAGGGCTCGAATCTCATATAAGATCCGTATGCACTCTACACTCTTCATATCCAACTTGTAGGATTACAAGCGCTATCCTTAGAATGAGCCCTACCTAATACCAATTTAGATTAATCAAACTCCGATACGATTCCGGACATCGGAGAACCCCCatagaaaaaatgataaatttaacttaatttaGAGAAGTGcaactatatattttatattccaCCTTTGGGCTTAAAGCTGCATTTAGCTAGTGTGGTCGTATCGCCATTCTGCCTGGACAACGTTTGGGGTTCGAATCTCATTTTctgcttttttttcttcttcttcttcttcacgaTCATCTTCTGCAATTCTGCTTTAGATCCGTTAACTCTCGTCCGTATTTTGCCCAACCATGGATCCAGATTTAcctctttcttcttcaagcACTAGAAaggtttttttgtttatttttttttaaatttttttttacaagtttCCAAATTTTGTTCCATTATCCTCCAGATCTCTCACTTCTGTTACTAAATTATTCATTTCTAACTCTTATTTTACAGGTGAAATTTGCTCCCAAAGGACCTCCCCGTCGAAAGAAGCAAAATCCTGCACAACCTAAAAagtatctcttttttttttttttggcatttacagtgtatttttttagtattgatttcgttagtttttttttttttttttgcagtgAAGCAGATGGAAATGAGGATAGGGATGATAATGAAGCTGCTGAAGCTGTTCTGCGCAAAGTCAATGTAAGTTCATCCTCCATTTTTCACTTTGTAGTTGTTATTGCTTGTTCCTATGTGTTTATATAGTTTTAGCACAATAATCAAGagatattaatataattttttttaagaaaagagattttgttaactttttgtttatttaattagcTTCAATTTGTAGTGTATGTCAAAGCCATGTGCTTCATTATGgatttcaaatattttccttttatatatatatatatgaaaatattttttctgagAAAACAAGTTATTAAGAGTGGAAAATGACTTTCCTGGTAAAAGAGGGGAAAAAAAGTTTCTCCACATTAGTTGTGAGTTGTGACCTTCCACCCCTCCAACATACCTCGTCTTCGCCCCTATCCCACCtctcatcatatttatctagattatatataaatactttttGGATTAATATCAcgaaacataagaaaataagtaagaaatcacacctatttatttttcaagagAACGTTTTTCCTTCATAGCAAATGCACCCTGTGTCTCAATCTTAAGACTAATTGGAGTTGGCTATATCAATCCTCATATATCTATTTCGCTCTATAGGGAACACAAACTCTTCCTACCTAAGATTTTGCATAGCTAGTCTTAAGCCcaaataaggagaaaatgtTGTTGTAGGATGATGGTAGTTATAAAGTAGTGTTCTTTTGGGGAAATCCAATGAGATATTATATAGTTGTGTCCAAAATATTAGAGAATTTAAAAGTGGGGTAGAAATTATTTCGGCAGGGTGGTCCTGTGAACATGGaaaggggaagaagaagaagagggaaAGGCTATAATGGGGATTCTTATCAAAATGAATGAAGTTTAGAGTAAAACTGCAATCAATAAGTTGACATCATCccagaaaaaaatgatatactGTGAAATACAACTAAGAAATGGGTGATTAAAGTGGAGTTTTACGCGTGTTATATGGCGTCTATTATTTGATTGAGGATATAAGTGAATCAATTTCTTAGTAATTGTGCTCATCCCATCCATAAGGGTCTTTATGGATGACAAAAGATGATTAACTGAAGAACGATGCATACTGAAACATTGTATCATTTAAGTAGTATTTCTGTTACAAGTTTACAACTTTAATCTCCTTATAGTTAGTTGACAAATGacgataattatatttttactacaACCATTGACACCCTTTAATGACAATCCTGGGTCCGCTACTGTTGACAATAATTATTCTCTTTTGTCTGATCAGGAGCGCTTGACTAGACAGAAACCTAAAACAGAGAAAAAAGGTAAGCTTTCTCTTCTCCTGGAATCGCTAATGATGCTTCAGTTTAGTGTCACTCTTCAAGTTTTTATATGAGATGCATTGTGATCAATATGCCAAGCGTGCAAGTCTGGCTAGACATATACACCTTGCCAGTTTATTCATCATACTATTAGTTATTGGCAGTTTTCTTGTTCCTTATTGTTTATGGTcatggattttattttttttaaatgaaagtgcATTGACATTAAAATGAAAGCTGCAGTTGAGGTTGCATTTGCTCATGGAGTAGCATCACCAACTTCCACAAAGACTTCTGGGAAGTCTAGTGAACTCACTGTCAATCAGGATAGTACTCTGAAAGACAATGAATCTTGTGATAACATGGACATTGATTCTTTACCTACTTTACCTTCAAGCACTGGACCAGATCTTGCTGAAATGTCAGTCAATAATTCAGATTCTTTACTTAAAAGGAAGAAAGAGTATAAAGAACCTTGGGTAATGGTTTTTCCTGCTATCACATCTCTTTAGGCACCACAATGCCCAAACCGACATCCATTAATTGACCCGTTTGCTTCTTGATGCTTTGGCAGGATTACCATCATAGCAACTATCCTGTAACCCTTCCTCTGAGAAGACCATATGCTGGAGATCCAGGTATTTCTGAATAAACAGGAATATTTTAAAGCAAAAACAATCTGACTCCCTTTTCCCCTAACTGACTAGTTTGCTTTCCTGTGTGTTTCCCTAAAAGTATGTCAATCATCCAAGTTAGAGCTTGTCCCTATAATTTCCATTTCATATTACCATAAGAAACTAACTTTTTGTCATTTTACCATAAAGTGTGAATTTATCAAATTGTATATCCACTCCTAGATTTTTTTATAACCGAGAAATTCTCGAGGGCTAATGTCTCACAGTTAAGAACTCGATGAATACTGAGGCTGCCCCTCTACCTTTCTCCACTTAAAAACTAAGCTTTTATCTGCGGCAGGATTCAAACCCGTGATGTGTGCCTTGGAGACATATCATGCATTGTGTTCTTACCACTACACTAAAGCTTTGGGCCTATTCACTTTTAGACCTTTCTCCACTTTGAATACAAGAAACTTCAGTTTTTGCCAATATCAGTGCCTGGTGTAGTACACTTCTCTGTGACGTTGTCAGAAGTGTTTCTCTTTTTAATACTGTGCTAATGTCTTTCTCTATGATCTCCGACCATTTGCTGCAATTCGAAGAGCGCAGCTTAGTCCCTCTTGTCAATTGTCAGTTGCTTTGGGGCATGCGACTTGTTTGAGTCGTTGATTTatgatgaatgatgataaagAAAGAAAGTTATTGTGGTTTAAGATGCAGCAACTATTGCCTATTAGTATGAATGATTTAGTCTTAAAGAAGATGATAGAACTGTCGTGTTCGTTTCTCATTTTTCATGCCATGATTTCGCATTATCATTTATTTGTTCCTGTTTTTTCTGGCCTGTAGAAATTTTAAATGAAGCTGAATTTGGAGAGGCTGCAAAAAATGCTGagtatgatgaaaataatataaatcctGCTTCAGAGCTTGGCTTACTGGTTGGTATCTGCTCTATGCAGTAATTCTGAATAAAAAACATATTcgtagaaaaacaaaaaagttcTTCCCTTAGATTACTAATATGGATATTTGGGTAACAGGAAAAGAAGGACGATGTGCAGCTTCTTTTTCTTCAGCTTCCTGCTAATTTACCGCTAAGCAAGTTGCAAGCTAGCACAGGAGGTAGAGATACTGCTGTCAGCTTGACATTGCCAGGGGATAAAAGTGATAAAGCTGCAACATTATCATCACCTATGCTTAAGGGAAAAGAAGTTGCTGGCAGTGCTCCCAGATTTCTTGCCAGTGCAAAAGGGAAAGAGATAGCTGACAGCTCTACAATCTCCAGACGACATAATAATACTACAAACAAAGCGTGCAGTTTGCAAGAGTTGCCCGCGGGAAGCATGGGGAAAATGCTGGTTTACAAGAGTGGAGCAATTAAATTGAAGCTTGGAGACATTCTATACGATGTGAGTCACATCTTCTCCTTGCTTTCTAgacaaactaaaattttcagTTTGATAATAAACTCTTCTTCTTAGTTTAAAGATATTACACTTCCGTAAGATGGTTTAACTATTAGGACTCCAGAGTGTTTACTGTGAACTGTCCATGAATGATCCTAACTTTAGCATTTTATCATGCAAAGAATCAATTTATTTAGCAGAACAAGCATCACatctttttcccttttctttcttccttatTTCCACTGAGACATATGGTTCAAACAATTCTTAAGCTTCTCCTAGTGGTACAAATACAATTTTAGCCTTTTCTCGATAATGTTTGGTACTTCGGTTAATGAATCCTTTTCATCTACCTCGCGTTTGAAGTATGACCTAGCAAAGTGATCTGTGAAACGGAAGTGGAAAATAAACCTGCAGTTTTTCGCAAATACATTCATCATAATGTTCAATCAGTTTTTAAGTCTCGAGCATATACTTATCCATATGCAGTAGTTTGCAATGTGTCTGTCAACATGAAACTCTTAACATCAAGAAATTACTTGCAGGTTTCTCCTGGTGTAGAATGCTCTTTTTCTCAAGATGTTGTTGCAATCAACACTGCTGAGAAGCAGTGTTGTCAGCTGGGAGAACTCGGAAAACGGGCTGTTGTCACTCCTGATGTTGATTTCCTCCTGAACAATCTGATGTAGTTGAGCTTAAGGTCACCTTAATTTGTCAAGTTAGAGCAGGGTTTCTGTTGTTAGGGAAACATTTACTTCAATTTCTAGATTTAGAAGATCTTCTGATTTCCTGTATGGAGGATTGTCTTTAATATCTTGTGCATATCTAAGAACCTTGTGTTGCTCAAATAGATTTCCTTCAACTCTCAGTTGCTAAATGAAAAATGTGTGAGAGATTTGCTTGTCAACTGTCCAAAACTATCAATAACCTAAAAACCCTTCAAAGTACCATTGCTAGGAGAATATTTTCTCTAGGAAAACAAGTTTATTAAAAACGAGGAATATAAGTTGCCTAGTGAAAGTAAAGATAACAAGTTTTATAAATGGTCTTTCAAGCTCATTGTCTCCTTTCCGCCTCCAACATTAACCCCTTGATCATCTCCAAACTTCCACTTCCCACTCATCTTGTCCCCATAGTGTTTTTCATGATACAACGACAACATATCCTGTAAAATCCACTAAGTCGGGTCtagggagggtagagtgtatgtAGACCTTACTACTAACTCATGGAGATAGAGAGTCTGTTTTCGAAAGACCTGACTCAAGTTTTCATGCCATGATATGTTGctaaatatatacttattttcaGTGTGTTTCTTCTTACCGGTTGTAAGAGAAGGACCATTTCACATTAGCATCAAGGAAAATGACTCGACACTTGCGAGGATTATGTTATTAGGAGCGGTAAAatttaactatgaaattataacAAGCGGAGTTTGATTGAATTAAtaactcattcattcattaatcttattttaagtcattcaaatttaattcaacTCGTCCATTTAACACTCTTGTACATGGTGTATTTGATATATATCATCACTATATTGTTGTTGGAGATTTACTTGTTTTAAGCTTTCCTTGTAGTTTTGGCTTTGATTCAATGATGAGAGATATACAGCAGGGCCTCAAAATATGATTTGCAAACAATTTTAGAAGTCAAATATTTTAGTTGTAAATGAAAAAACTTACTTAAAAATCCCctattattaaattatctattgGAATctctaataataattattttttactttaaaaatttaagacagaagttaattatttttcctttgttCTCAAAGACCATAAACaccttaataaaataaatatttaatgaagaGAGATTATACTTAAGATataaaggagtataaaataaaataattaaaacattctcttaaaaaatattttcttaaagaatgtgtcaaagaaaaaaaatgattatatatatatatatatatatgtatgtatgtattataaaggagtataaaataaaataatccaaacatcctcttaaaaaatattttcttaaagaatgtgtcaaaaaaaacaacaacgattatatatatatatatgaatgtgaaaagGTGATGTGACACTTCCCAATAACCTCTAGTcgtatttatcttttattttgatcattttttgagcttttatctcatttttaattacaaattaaatatatattcatgattttataagaataatattttgatatataagtatatcctatttttcattttttaacataaaactaataaagtttttaatattttaaattatatatttaagctAAGCCAAATGATAAAAGTAGATTGCgcattatatataatatataacatgCTTTCAATGAAATTCTCTATATATCTAAAATtggcaaaagtattcattaccccctgtacttgaagctttttattcagtgtacacctaaactttattttgtttcaattacccccctgaacttgcttATTCATCGAACACGTACACCTTTATGTCCACTCACTACGATCGTGTCCACACGCGCACGAcacctagataaatatttttgccacctagttaaatattttgccaCCTAGATAAATATTGTCACCTAGATAATACCAACCTTCACAATTCACAAATCAAACTCTCTCTTAGCAGGTGAAAATCCATGTAGGTATTCACCAAAAACTAAATCTTTCAATGAAATTCTCGATATTCTTGGTCGTATGAGACGTTTGATGAACTCAACCAAGTGCTTGACGAAATGTCTAAGAGAGGAAATTTGGTTAATGAAAAAACTTATGGTATTTGATTAAGAGATATGCTGCAGCTCATAGAGTTGAAGATGCAAAAGAGTTTTTCTATAAGAggaaaaattttgatttggaacTTGATGGATTGTGTTTCAAAAAGAGGATTCCCGAAGCCCTtgagaaaaatctgaaatttgaaaagGGAGAAGagataagaataaaatgaaaaacataaaagattatttggatcattgTTCCAATGTATCTCAGCCTTTCTGCTGGAACCAGCAACTGGGCAGAAGCAAAGGCCATGCTTTTTGGCCTTAAATGG
The window above is part of the Solanum pennellii chromosome 5, SPENNV200 genome. Proteins encoded here:
- the LOC107018530 gene encoding DNA-directed RNA polymerase III subunit RPC4 isoform X1, giving the protein MDPDLPLSSSSTRKVKFAPKGPPRRKKQNPAQPKNEADGNEDRDDNEAAEAVLRKVNERLTRQKPKTEKKAAVEVAFAHGVASPTSTKTSGKSSELTVNQDSTLKDNESCDNMDIDSLPTLPSSTGPDLAEMSVNNSDSLLKRKKEYKEPWDYHHSNYPVTLPLRRPYAGDPEILNEAEFGEAAKNAEYDENNINPASELGLLEKKDDVQLLFLQLPANLPLSKLQASTGGRDTAVSLTLPGDKSDKAATLSSPMLKGKEVAGSAPRFLASAKGKEIADSSTISRRHNNTTNKACSLQELPAGSMGKMLVYKSGAIKLKLGDILYDVSPGVECSFSQDVVAINTAEKQCCQLGELGKRAVVTPDVDFLLNNLM
- the LOC107018530 gene encoding DNA-directed RNA polymerase III subunit RPC4 isoform X2, whose translation is MDPDLPLSSSSTRKVKFAPKGPPRRKKQNPAQPKNEADGNEDRDDNEAAEAVLRKVNERLTRQKPKTEKKVEVAFAHGVASPTSTKTSGKSSELTVNQDSTLKDNESCDNMDIDSLPTLPSSTGPDLAEMSVNNSDSLLKRKKEYKEPWDYHHSNYPVTLPLRRPYAGDPEILNEAEFGEAAKNAEYDENNINPASELGLLEKKDDVQLLFLQLPANLPLSKLQASTGGRDTAVSLTLPGDKSDKAATLSSPMLKGKEVAGSAPRFLASAKGKEIADSSTISRRHNNTTNKACSLQELPAGSMGKMLVYKSGAIKLKLGDILYDVSPGVECSFSQDVVAINTAEKQCCQLGELGKRAVVTPDVDFLLNNLM